The following proteins are encoded in a genomic region of Pseudorca crassidens isolate mPseCra1 chromosome 5, mPseCra1.hap1, whole genome shotgun sequence:
- the HES1 gene encoding transcription factor HES-1 — protein sequence MPADIMEKNSSSPVAATPASVNTTPDKPKTASEHRKSSKPIMEKRRRARINESLSQLKTLILDALKKDSSRHSKLEKADILEMTVKHLRNLQRAQMTAALSTDPSVLGKYRAGFSECMNEVTRFLSTCEGVNTEVRTRLLGHLANCMTQINAMTYPGQPHPALQAPPPPPPGPGGPQHAPFAPPPPLVPIPGGAAPPPGGAPCKLGSPAGEAAKVFGGFQVVPAPDGQFAFLIPNGAFAHSGPVIPVYTSNSGTSVGPNAVSPSSGPSLTADSMWRPWRN from the exons atgccagctgatataatggagaaaaattcCTCGTCCCCGGTGGCTGCTACCCCAGCCAGTGTCAACACGACACCGGATAAACCAAAGACAGCATCTGAGCACAGAAAG tcaTCAAAGCCTATCATGGAGAAAAGACGAAGAGCAAGAATAAATGAAAGTCTGAGCCAGCTGAAAACACTGATTTTGGATGCTCTTAAGAAAGAT AGCTCACGGCATTCTAAGCTGGAGAAGGCAGACATTCTGGAAATGACAGTGAAGCACCTCCGGAACCTGCAGCGGGCGCAGATGACGG CCGCGCTAAGCACAGACCCGAGCGTGCTGGGGAAGTACCGCGCCGGCTTCAGCGAGTGCATGAACGAGGTGACCCGCTTCCTGTCCACGTGTGAGGGCGTTAACACCGAGGTGCGCACCCGGCTCCTCGGCCACCTGGCCAACTGCATGACCCAGATCAACGCCATGACCTACCCTGGGCAGCCGCACCCCGCCTTACAGGCGCCGCCGCCACCCCCTCCGGGACCCGGAGGGCCGCAGCACGCGCCGTTCGCGCCGCCTCCGCCGCTCGTGCCCATCCCCGGGGGTGCGGCGCCCCCTCCCGGCGGCGCGCCCTGCAAGCTGGGCAGCCCGGCTGGAGAGGCGGCTAAGGTGTTCGGCGGCTTCCAGGTGGTGCCGGCTCCCGACGGCCAGTTTGCCTTCCTCATCCCCAACGGGGCCTTCGCTCACAGCGGCCCGGTCATCCCAGTCTACACCAGCAACAGCGGGACCTCCGTGGGCCCCAACGCGGTGTCGCCTTCCAGCGGCCCCTCGCTCACGGCGGACTCCATGTGGAGGCCGTGGCGGAACTGA